In one window of Desulfonatronum thioautotrophicum DNA:
- a CDS encoding lipocalin-like domain-containing protein: protein MPWMVFLLGLLLLGGITFSAQAEEQKPSGFPTITGPCDFVFPDAHGAHPDHRIEWWYYTGNLRTPQGRPFGFQLTFFRSRLYPPGTVTSHGELRSPWRTAQLHPAHFAISDLQAETFHYEKRNVRAAVNLAGVTRQGDDVLVHQGGWSTVIGPDQHAIQAATVDLGLDLRLIPQKPVAVQGDGGYSRKGSRPESASCYYSFTRLEAAGTLRVGDQTFPVTGEAWMDHEYASNLLEEGLVGWDWFSIQLDDGWDLTAFRLRPDEQQAGQGQGGWAGGGLIDPQGRVTPLEPEDLRFTPGRTWTSPRSQATYPLWWEIAVPKAELTLAISPRMLAQELVSEPGSGGVTYWEGAVDVRGVRSGAEVSGHGYAELTGYAGPVPLGPGSAE from the coding sequence ATGCCATGGATGGTCTTTTTGCTGGGGCTATTGCTTCTGGGCGGAATCACCTTTTCGGCCCAGGCCGAAGAGCAGAAGCCAAGCGGATTTCCAACGATTACCGGACCCTGTGACTTCGTGTTCCCGGATGCGCATGGCGCGCATCCGGATCACCGCATCGAATGGTGGTACTATACCGGAAACCTGCGCACGCCCCAGGGACGCCCCTTCGGCTTTCAACTGACCTTTTTCCGCAGCCGACTGTATCCTCCGGGAACGGTGACGTCACACGGGGAGCTGCGCTCACCATGGCGCACCGCGCAGCTGCACCCGGCCCACTTTGCCATCAGCGACCTTCAGGCGGAGACGTTTCACTATGAAAAACGCAATGTCCGGGCAGCCGTGAATCTGGCCGGGGTGACCCGTCAGGGCGACGATGTCCTGGTCCACCAGGGGGGCTGGTCCACGGTCATCGGCCCGGATCAGCACGCCATCCAGGCAGCTACCGTGGACCTGGGCCTCGACCTGCGATTGATCCCGCAAAAGCCCGTGGCCGTCCAGGGCGACGGTGGATACAGTCGCAAGGGCAGCCGGCCGGAATCCGCCAGTTGCTACTATTCGTTCACCCGCTTGGAGGCCGCTGGGACGCTTCGGGTCGGCGATCAAACTTTTCCGGTGACCGGTGAGGCCTGGATGGACCATGAATACGCATCCAATCTGCTGGAAGAGGGGCTCGTCGGCTGGGATTGGTTCAGCATCCAGTTGGACGACGGCTGGGATCTGACGGCCTTCCGGCTGCGCCCGGACGAGCAGCAAGCCGGGCAGGGGCAGGGCGGTTGGGCCGGAGGCGGACTTATCGACCCTCAGGGACGGGTCACCCCGCTGGAACCCGAGGACCTGCGGTTCACTCCCGGGCGAACCTGGACCAGCCCGCGCAGCCAGGCGACGTATCCGCTGTGGTGGGAGATCGCCGTGCCCAAGGCCGAGCTGACCCTGGCGATCAGTCCGCGGATGCTGGCTCAGGAGCTGGTTTCCGAGCCGGGCAGCGGCGGAGTGACCTACTGGGAAGGGGCCGTGGACGTGCGGGGCGTGCGCAGCGGCGCAGAGGTTTCCGGCCACGGCTATGCGGAACTGACCGGCTATGCCGGTCCGGTTCCCCTGGGGCCGGGCAGCGCGGAGTAA
- the purD gene encoding phosphoribosylamine--glycine ligase: protein MRILLVGSGGREHALVWKLGQSPIVEKLFIAPGNPGTALVGENLPITDDDIPGLVRAAKEHKVDLVVPGPELPLVLGLKDALVNAGIACFGPSAFCARLEGSKVFAKNMMRKAGIPTADFQVFEEAYAAREYAKKHPLPMVIKADGLAAGKGVIIAKTREEAMNAIDAIMVQRVFDAAGERLIIEEALVGEEASLLAFCDGKTVVPLPSAQDHKPVGENDTGPNTGGMGAYSPAPILSEGLLAEMTERTITPMIRLLAEKGQPYQGVIYAGLMFTANGPYVLEYNVRFGDPECQPLMVRLESDLAEIMSACCTKRLTHVPVKWSRKTGLCVVLAAPGYPGSYPKGMAISGLDQAAAVPGVTVFQAGTAQSGDQIVTSGGRVLGVTALAPDLTSARSAAYQAADLIDFDGKYLRRDIGAKGISRTG from the coding sequence TGCGCATTCTGCTCGTCGGATCTGGTGGGCGTGAACATGCCTTGGTCTGGAAACTCGGCCAAAGCCCAATCGTCGAAAAACTGTTCATCGCTCCGGGTAATCCGGGCACGGCCCTGGTGGGTGAGAATCTGCCGATCACGGACGACGACATTCCCGGCCTGGTCCGTGCCGCCAAGGAACACAAAGTGGACCTGGTCGTCCCCGGACCCGAACTTCCCCTGGTTTTGGGGCTCAAGGACGCCCTGGTCAATGCGGGCATTGCCTGTTTCGGCCCCAGTGCCTTCTGCGCCCGCCTGGAAGGAAGCAAGGTTTTTGCCAAGAACATGATGCGCAAGGCCGGAATTCCTACGGCTGATTTCCAGGTTTTTGAGGAAGCGTATGCGGCCAGGGAGTACGCCAAAAAACACCCGCTGCCCATGGTGATCAAAGCGGATGGGCTCGCTGCCGGCAAGGGAGTGATTATCGCCAAAACCCGGGAAGAGGCCATGAATGCAATTGATGCGATCATGGTCCAGCGGGTTTTCGATGCGGCTGGCGAGCGGCTGATCATCGAGGAAGCCCTGGTGGGCGAGGAAGCCTCACTTCTGGCCTTTTGCGACGGCAAAACCGTAGTTCCCCTGCCTTCGGCCCAGGACCACAAGCCCGTGGGTGAAAACGATACCGGCCCGAATACCGGAGGCATGGGCGCGTACAGTCCGGCGCCGATCCTTTCCGAAGGCCTTTTGGCCGAGATGACCGAGCGGACCATCACCCCCATGATCCGTCTGCTTGCGGAAAAAGGTCAGCCCTACCAAGGTGTTATTTACGCCGGACTGATGTTCACGGCCAACGGGCCCTATGTCCTGGAATACAACGTCCGATTCGGGGATCCGGAGTGCCAGCCGTTGATGGTTCGTCTGGAGTCCGATTTGGCCGAGATCATGTCCGCCTGCTGCACGAAGCGACTGACCCACGTGCCGGTTAAGTGGTCCCGGAAAACCGGGCTGTGCGTGGTGTTGGCCGCGCCGGGATATCCCGGTTCCTACCCCAAGGGCATGGCCATTTCCGGCCTGGACCAGGCTGCGGCCGTGCCCGGCGTTACCGTGTTCCAGGCCGGCACGGCGCAAAGCGGGGACCAGATCGTGACATCCGGCGGCCGGGTCCTGGGAGTCACGGCGTTGGCCCCGGACCTGACGTCGGCTCGGTCCGCCGCCTATCAAGCCGCGGACTTGATCGACTTTGACGGCAAATATCTGCGCCGGGATATCGGAGCCAAGGGCATCTCTCGGACCGGATAA
- a CDS encoding FtsX-like permease family protein — translation MPQPFRFLKFFLRFNLRHARGQWARTLAVLLGVAVGAAVFAGVRLAIDASSRNLTQGMDLIAGNADFVVTGQGGLVPARITAELLTDPAVYAAVPVLERILAVAHQPEVTIRLRGTDLILEDRLRRGGHAPLDISFTVLTDLLIQPRSLLLGQGAADRLGLSAGDTLTLIGPSGPQAFGIADLLPPRGLGRVEDGFIAVADIATVQEFLAGDSRGLMDGGVADRIDLRLSPGMNDLDREATLTRISPNLPAQTSLAPPDQRRESGMMLLSAYHESLTLISFVSLFVGMFLIYSLVSLNAAARRGEVAILRALGGPRWLPLGLFLGEGVLLAVLGLLAALPLALVFTPRAANLINRTIDDLFLRLPSQTLHLAPWEIGLTIGVTLVVAVLAALHPAWEAARASPREALAMLADTSSHGQNRRMTLSGIGCLLGAIPLFLLPPVLNSLWPAYCGVFLLFVGSALQTPWVLAAAARAMERTAGLRPAWFGPGIKLAGRSLRRAGPRTSIAVGALITALALYVALSVMIHSFRTTFLVWVDNTVSGDVFVTSANAEANEYRDAISLAAQEFILAQTAAQGGQVLPYRRAYLEGDGYPYQFETMDMAAFSTLGSFLFKHGDPDSALRVAAQGQGVIVSETWAVRRSVGIGDRFQAVIEGIRLDTPVVGIVRDYRTRGGVIYHDWDAFIALGGDPRWEGVRVYFPEADNPQAAAARFRAALAAHPAGQGLDVTTGVDLRNLVTDIFTQTFGITALLMGIALLVAGVGVATTLAVRVLERRKELNTLRALGGSRGQIRALIFWEAGIIGLVGAGLGLACGLILSVVFIEVINKQGFGWTFVFSVNWRELGLALPGLLAAALVAAVPATVLALRDPPAQALKER, via the coding sequence GGGCCCGGACCCTGGCCGTACTCCTCGGCGTGGCCGTGGGCGCGGCGGTGTTCGCCGGAGTTCGGCTGGCCATCGACGCTTCTTCCCGAAATCTGACCCAGGGCATGGATCTCATCGCGGGCAATGCGGATTTCGTGGTCACCGGCCAGGGCGGACTGGTTCCGGCCCGGATCACGGCGGAACTGCTGACCGATCCCGCCGTGTATGCGGCGGTTCCGGTACTGGAACGGATTCTGGCCGTGGCCCACCAGCCGGAGGTGACGATCCGTCTGCGGGGCACGGACCTGATCCTGGAAGATCGTCTGCGCCGGGGCGGCCACGCCCCCCTGGACATCTCCTTCACCGTGCTCACCGACCTGCTCATCCAGCCCCGGAGCCTGCTTCTTGGTCAGGGCGCGGCGGACCGCCTTGGCCTGTCCGCCGGGGACACCTTGACGCTGATCGGTCCCAGCGGACCTCAAGCGTTTGGGATCGCCGATCTGCTCCCCCCCCGGGGCCTTGGCCGGGTAGAGGACGGCTTCATCGCCGTGGCGGACATAGCCACGGTGCAGGAGTTTCTGGCCGGGGATTCTCGGGGTTTGATGGATGGTGGCGTTGCGGACCGGATCGACCTGCGGCTGTCTCCCGGCATGAACGACCTGGACCGGGAGGCGACTCTGACCCGAATAAGCCCGAACCTGCCCGCGCAAACCTCCCTGGCCCCGCCGGATCAGCGCCGGGAATCCGGCATGATGCTTCTTTCGGCCTACCATGAGAGCCTGACCCTGATTTCCTTTGTCAGCCTGTTCGTGGGCATGTTCCTGATCTACAGCCTGGTCTCCCTGAACGCCGCGGCGCGGCGCGGCGAAGTGGCCATCCTGCGGGCTCTGGGCGGGCCCCGGTGGTTGCCGTTGGGACTGTTCCTGGGCGAAGGCGTCCTGCTGGCGGTCCTCGGCCTGCTGGCCGCTTTGCCCCTGGCCCTGGTGTTCACCCCCCGGGCCGCGAACCTGATCAACCGGACTATTGACGATCTATTCCTCCGGCTGCCCTCCCAGACCCTGCATCTGGCCCCCTGGGAGATCGGTCTGACCATCGGTGTCACCCTGGTCGTGGCCGTGCTGGCTGCCCTGCATCCGGCCTGGGAGGCCGCCCGGGCCAGCCCGCGGGAAGCTCTGGCCATGCTGGCGGACACTTCCAGCCATGGCCAGAACCGTCGGATGACCCTCTCCGGTATCGGCTGCCTGCTGGGAGCCATTCCGTTGTTCCTGCTGCCTCCGGTATTGAACTCCCTTTGGCCGGCCTATTGCGGGGTGTTTCTGCTCTTTGTCGGTTCCGCCCTGCAGACCCCCTGGGTGCTGGCGGCGGCGGCCCGCGCAATGGAGAGAACCGCCGGCCTGCGACCAGCGTGGTTTGGTCCGGGGATCAAACTGGCCGGCCGCTCTCTGCGCCGAGCCGGACCGCGCACCTCCATCGCCGTGGGAGCGCTGATCACCGCCCTGGCCTTGTATGTCGCCTTGTCCGTCATGATCCACAGCTTTCGAACCACCTTCCTGGTCTGGGTGGACAACACGGTCAGCGGGGACGTTTTTGTCACCTCGGCCAATGCGGAGGCCAACGAATACCGGGACGCCATTTCTTTGGCGGCCCAGGAATTCATCCTGGCCCAAACCGCTGCCCAGGGCGGCCAGGTCCTGCCGTATCGCCGGGCCTATCTGGAGGGAGACGGATACCCATATCAATTTGAAACCATGGATATGGCGGCATTCAGCACCCTGGGCAGCTTTCTCTTCAAGCATGGCGACCCCGACTCGGCCCTGCGCGTCGCGGCCCAGGGTCAGGGGGTCATTGTCTCCGAGACCTGGGCCGTACGCCGTTCAGTGGGCATCGGAGACCGCTTTCAGGCCGTAATCGAAGGTATCCGGCTGGATACCCCGGTTGTCGGCATTGTCCGGGATTACCGCACCCGCGGCGGGGTAATCTATCACGATTGGGACGCGTTCATTGCCCTGGGCGGAGATCCGCGCTGGGAGGGGGTGCGGGTCTACTTCCCGGAAGCCGATAATCCCCAGGCCGCGGCAGCGAGATTCCGTGCCGCCCTGGCCGCGCACCCGGCAGGCCAGGGTCTGGACGTGACCACCGGCGTTGATCTGCGCAACCTGGTTACCGACATCTTCACCCAGACCTTCGGAATTACCGCTTTACTCATGGGCATCGCCCTGCTGGTGGCCGGAGTGGGAGTGGCCACCACCCTGGCGGTGCGTGTCCTGGAACGGCGCAAGGAACTGAACACCCTGCGCGCCCTGGGTGGTTCCCGAGGCCAGATTCGTGCATTGATTTTCTGGGAAGCCGGAATCATCGGACTGGTCGGGGCTGGCCTGGGGCTGGCCTGCGGGCTGATCCTGTCCGTTGTGTTTATCGAGGTGATCAATAAACAGGGGTTCGGCTGGACCTTTGTCTTCAGCGTGAATTGGCGGGAACTGGGGTTGGCCTTGCCCGGCCTGCTGGCCGCGGCTCTGGTCGCAGCCGTGCCGGCCACGGTGCTGGCGCTGCGTGATCCGCCGGCACAAGCCCTGAAGGAGCGCTGA